The genomic region GCCCGATTCAGGAAGGTTTCTTGCCTATAGCGTCCCGATAGAGCGGCGCAGCAGCATGCTCCCCTGTCCGCCAATTTCACCACGAGACTGCTTTGGGCAAAGAGCTCTCGTTTTCTGTGGGGAATCAGCGGGAAAGGGTTGCAGCGCAGCAATTCACGCCGCAGGCCTTCATTAGCTCCACCACGCTCGCCAATATCTTACAGTACACATGTCGAACGGCGATTCACCCACgatgttgggttggtggcttttcttttgttcttAACTTCCGTCTTGCATCTTTCGTCTTTTGGCACATTGGTTTGTTGATTGTTGCCCCTTGGACGAGACACCAAGCAGTGCTTCACGTCTTCAAGGTCAGGTAACGAGCGATTGGGGACCCATTGGAACACCACACAAAGATGGAGAAAAACAACACACCACAAACCGGCCACGACGGGCTCATCCACATCCCCAACCATCCACCAAACGCCGCCGAGCGAAACTCGACAACCTACCCTGAAGTCATCCATGTTCCACAGTCCCaatcctccatcctctccggcCGTTtgtcaccatcacaacaGCAAGAAAACGAGAGCAACCTCCCCGAGGTCACCACCGAGCAGCCGCCGCTTCACCTCGAAAAGACCTACCCCGAGGTAGCCACACAGgaacaccaacaccaccgccccccacAGCAGTCGAGATCCCCACCGCCATCTACAGTCCAGTATTTCCAAGCACATCAGCAACAAAGCCCAAGTCCGGTCCCAACTCCAGCACCCACGCAGACGACATACACCGCCGGGCAGGGGACGATAATACCCGAGCCGAGACCATCAGGTGTTCACTCGCTAGGAGACGCGTGGAGCATCAACAGCGCGGAGGATGTAGAGCGGGTTCCACAAATAGGATACATTCCCggagctggcggcggcggcggcggtgggagCGGGCCGAGGAACGGACACAGCCGGAACCCGTCGGATCCGGACAGGTCATTTCCCCGTGCGCGCAGCAGGAGTTTTGGGAAGAAGCCtctggtgaggaggtcgatATTctgggtgctggtgctgcttgtGGCTATTATCATTGCTTTGGCGGGTGTGCTGGGGGCGGTGGCAACGGGGAAGATAAAAACCTCTGGTACGGCAGAGAGGTATGTTGATTTCTTCTGCAAGAGCTGCTTCATTGGTGCTAACATGTGTCAATAGCGAGCCAGTGGTTCATcctgatgatggaggggggttcACACTGTCGACGGCCACCACCGCGTCGGGGAAGACAGTTTCGCTTTCTTGCCCTTCGGCGGATGGACTTGATTACACGGTTACCGTTGATAATCAACAAAAGGTGTTTAGACGGCAGTGCGGGGCTAACTatgctggcggtgatggcgtgTTGGGTTTGGTAAAGGGCGACGTGCTGAGTTTGGCGGATTGCTTAGATCGTTGcgccaaggaggagaagtgtgctggtgctgtGTTCATTCCGATGGCCAATCCGGATCCGCAGTGTTGGTTGAAGGAGTTTTTGGGTGTCAAGAGAGATGGCCAGGATATGGAGAGTGGAGTTCTGTGGCAGTAAGGTCTTGACCTTTCTGGATTGTTATAGTGGGAAGAGTGGGAGACCAAGTAAAAGGAGCTTATTGCGTACCCCAGGGGTCATTTGAGATACGTATTTTTGGTGGCTATGGAGTATAGTGAAAGGGGACGGGGAAGAGCGTTTGGATTGAAATAATTGGGTATGGTGGGAGGACGATCTGTAAATATTGTATTTACCATGTATATATAACCAATCTACTGCTTTTAAACTGCAGACTAAAGCTCCCATCTGGGTTTCTCAAGCCTATTGGGAACAATAGCTTCCGGTACCAACGGTTGGACTTCGTCTTGGCATGCAGGCACAGCCTGGCTGCCTTGGGCCACACACCATCTACGTCCATTACCTACCCCCCGAGAGAACAGCCCAACTTTCTCACTTGACAACGTCGGATATAGAAACTTCAATCGAAAAACCCGAGCGATGGAGCCCGCATCTGCCGTCGGCCTCGTGGCGTCCATCATCCAGCTCATTGACATAACAATCAAGGTCAAAAACTACCTCAAAGATGTCAAAAACGCGGATGCCGAGCGGGCCAACTTTTCTAAGCATGCCTCCGCCATGGTCGCCATGCTCACAGGCCTAAAATgtttgatggaggaggtggagcaAACAGACCCATGGTTCAGCGCGCTCAAGGGACTGGACGTGAAGGGTGGCGTTTTCAATCTTTTGAGAGAGGAAATGGAAGAGCTCGCGTTGAGGTTGGAAGtggaaagggagggaggattgAAGGGCAAGCTGACCTGGAAATTAAACAGGAAAGAGATGGATGGCTTGATGAACCGGATCGAAAGGTGTAAAGGTGTTGTCTCGGTAGCACTTTTGGGCGATCACTCGTGAGTACAGGGCTTTACCAACATTGGCCCATTCCGCGTTGTCATTCATTGCTGATCTGAATCATGCATAGGAAGCTCCTGTTGGCCATCAGCACGGATTTGATCTGTGTAAAAGAAGGTGTAGACGGCATCAAAGAGCGCATTAACAACCTCAAGGTGGACATGACCAATGTGAAGGATGGAGTAAAGGGCCTGACAGATAGTGCTGCAAGCCAACGATCAGGTAAGCTCTCATCCGACGTCTTTGCTTTGTTGCTGAGTATTACGGAGTGCCATTGTTCTAACTACCTTTTATTTCCAAACACTACAAGACGAACAAATGCAAAAGATATGCGACTGGCTCTCCCCACTCGATTTTGCATCCAAACATCAGGACGCCCTAAGGCGCCTCGAACCCGGCACTGGGGAGTGGTTTCTTTCCGACGCCACGTTTAAGCTATGGCTTGACGGGAATGAAAGAGTGTTGTGGTGTCCTGGGATTCGTAAGCAAATCTCCGGCTTGCATTGGCCACAAGTATATATTGACCTGAAATCCAGCCGGCGCCGGGAAAACAACACTGGCGTAAGTCATCTTCCAGCGAAATGCCGACCTTATATATATCAAATATCTGACCCATGTTTAGTTCCTTGCTTATTAGCTTCCTTGAAACTTCGACTAGCGGCACAAACACACCGATTCTATACCTGTACTGCAACTACAAGGAGCGAAGCCAGCAAAGCGTTCAAAATATGATGGGAAGCCTGCTCAAGCAACTTATTCAACACACAGGCGTTATTGATGAAGATATATTAAAGGTTTTCAAGGACGAAAAACCTGTTCGACTTGAAGCCATCATCAGGTTTCTTCAAAACAAAGTAATGGGGTTTTCTTTAGTATACATCATCGTCGATGCGCTCGATGAGTGTGCTGATACCGAAGAAACCCAGAGCAGGTTGGCTTCAGACCTGCACAACTTGCCAAAGCATGTGAAGCTTCTCTTCACATCCCGATACACCATTGGAGTCGAAGAAGACCTGGGCCCAGTTCCAAGACTCGAGATTCGGGCTAGTGACGAAGATATCAAACGATACATTGAAGGTCGCGTCAGAAGTGAGCATAGTCGCTTACAGAAGCATATTCGGACTGATGGAGAACTTTTGGAGGAAATCATCGATAAGGTGGTGGGTAACTGCAAGGGAATGTACGCATGCACTCTCCTTTCTCCGGCACATTTTGCGTAGCAAGGATAGACACTAACATGCGCGAGGCAGGTTTTTGATGGCTCAACTTCACATGAACGAGCTTACAAGGAAGCCAACCCGACGCGAGCTTCGCAAAGCTCTGGATGTCTTGCCAGCAAAACTGGACGAAACCTATGATCAGGCTATGGAGCGGATCAAGAGCCAAGACGCCGGTGATGCCAGTCTTGCCCACCAAGTTCTGGGATGGATTTCAACGACACTCAGACCACTAACCATTGAGGAGTTACAGCATGCTCTGGCTGTCATGCCTGGAGATCAGGATTTGGACCCCGAAGGCCTCCACGACCCGGAACTTTTCGTTGCAATTTGTGCCGGTTTGGTGAccctggaggaagagagtggTTACGTCCGACTGGTTCACTTCACCACGCAAGAGTATTTTGAGCGCCTCCATTTGCAACTCTTTCCCGATGCTCCTTCAATGATCGCAACGGCATGTTTGACGTACATGATGTTTGACCCATTTGTCCAAAGATACTGCGCAGACGGAGAGGAGCTGGACCTTCGTTTAGACACCTACCCTTTCTTGGCGTATGCTGCAGACTACTGGAGAGACCACGTACAATACGAAATGGAAGCGCCAGTCAAGGAGCTGCTCTGGGAGTTTGTGGACAACATCTTGGCATTCATGACTGCCGAGCAAGCAGCGACATTGACAGGAAAGATGTCAGGCTATTCAGAATTGGGTCATTCAACAGAGTACAGACTTTTTCCTCCAAACTGGGCCAGACTTCACGTAGTAGCTTCGATGGGACTGGTTGAGTTCGCAGCTGGCTTGCTTGAACAAGGTGCCGACGTCAACGTGCGGGGACCAGATGGCATAACGCCTCTGTTTTCGGCCGTAGAGTGGGacagggaggagatggtggtgttctTACTGAATTCAGGTGCCACTGCTTCGGTTTTCGCCAAGTCTGGGGGCAAGGACCCAATGACGCCATTGGAGATGGCGATAAAGCTGAACAATGAGGCAGCGGCGGAGATGTTGTTCAACGCTGAAAGGACCTGGCATCGGCATCTCCTGAACAGCGGGCTTTTCTATGCCACCGTGAATGGCAACTTGAGGTTAATGCAGGCTTGCATCGAGAGAGGAGCAGACATCAACGCATACGTTCGCGTGGCAGAGGGATCGGTTCTTTATCACGTTGTAGGCGAGAACCGTAAAGActtggtggttttgttgttggacCTCGGAGCCACCGTTTCTCCATCAGATAATAACCACTCTGTGCTCCACGAGGCTTCAGCTAAGGGACATACAGAAATCTTGCAGATTCTGCTCGACCGAGGAGCCCTAGTCAACGTTGTTGATTGGCGTGGGCACTCACCTCTTCACGACGCGGCCGCTCACGGACGGCTTGAAACATGTAAAGCTTTGGTTCAAAGCGGAATTGACATCAACTTTGCATGCCGGAGGGATCAGGGTCACTACGGATGTCCAGGAGGGCAGACTGCGCTCCAAGCCGCATGCAGCAATGGATTTGCTGACATTTGCAGACTCCTACTCGACAATGGTGCCTGTCTGGGAAGCCATGCAAAGACAACCATTGAACTGGCAGCGAAAGCAGGGGACGTTGCAGTTGTAGAGCTTCTACTTGAGAGCAGCGTCGACCCTTTGACAACAGACGACGCAGTGTGTGCAGTCTTGAAGTCAGCCGCAACTGCTGGGAATATCGTAATGATCAGGGCTATGCTAGCACGCCGAGATTCGATAACACCTGATGCAAGGGAGCAGGCGGCACGCGAGGCTGCCTCTCGAGCCGATCTCGAGATGTTGCGAGTACTATTTAGTGGCGATAACGCACAGGATAACGGAGAAAAATGGCTTGCAACCGCGCATTTTGTTCAAGCACTGGGTTTGGGCGATGAAGGCGAGATGCGGATCTGGTTGAACAGGGGAGCAGATCTCAACCATAAGGTCAAGCCAGCGTTACCACGAGATCCATATTTCCCCTCACCGAATTATCTATTACCCCGTTGCCATGACAATGAGGAGTCTGGCAGCTACATCTCCACGATGCATTTGGCAGTTGGACATGGAAGTCCGCAAATACTGGATTTGTTACTCGAGAAAGGGGGAGATATCAACGCACGCAATTACCTCGGAGAAACCCCACTGCATTGGGCTACATACCATGAATGCCATAGTGATATGGCTTCCATGATACTATATCGCGGTGCCCTTGTGGATTCTAGGTGCCAACGAGGATTGACACCACTGCACGTTGCAGTACTGCGTAGGAACTACCGGGGTATCGAACTACTTCTTGATGCTGGGGCAGACATCGAAGCCAAGGATCACGATGGCGATACCGCATTGAAGATGCTGGCTTCTTTCCGCCCCTGGCCATATCTCAATTATTCCGTGCTACACAAGGGTGGGCAGTTCAAGTGGGTTGAAGGGCACATCGATGAGCCGAACGGGCTAGCCAGCAACTCCGCGGGGCTCGATATTCTTCTGAAGAGAGGTGCAAAGACTGATGTCCTTCAACCTTTGGTATCATTGCTAGAATGGCCAAATGCTGCAAACTATCAAGCTATGGAGCAAGTTTGTCGTCGATTGGCGGATGAGGGCTTCGACTTTACCCTTCCCACAAGAAAGGGAATTCCTGCAGTGTACCATGCGGCGAAGAGTTGTCCCACAGAAGTTCTTCAAGTCATCCTACAGCAAGGTGCAAAAGTAGACGAGAAGTTTAATGGACTTACGGCCCTTCATCTTGCAGCCAAGAGGTTTTCGCATGCAAAGGTTAATATCCTTCTCCAGTTTGGCGCATGTGCCGAGAGCAGAGACAGCAAGGGAAACACGCCCTTGTTCAAGGTGGTCACCAAGAGCGACCGACTTTCTTGGGGATGCAGTCCACCGAATACAGCGGAAGGAATCATTGACATGTTAGTAGCTCATGGGGCAGATTTACACACTCTCTGTGGTGTAAAGAAAGCGCCGGTGCTGCATTACGCCGCCTTTATGGGGGATTTGACCATTGTGCGCTATCTTATTTGCAAAGGCGCGCGAACTGATGTCACCGACAGAGATGGACGGACTGCTCTGGATTGGGCAAAGGATAATAAGCAGGAGGCCATGGTGTATCTTCTTGCTCGTCTAAGCAGAGACCAGCAACTACAAGTAAACCGTCATGCGCAGATGGGACGATACTAGAAGGTATCATCTGAATTGGGGTCAAGCGGGAGTACGGATAACATGAATTCTGGGACTAAAAGCTAGGACCTAACTAGGGTTGTAGCAAAATTACCGTCTATCGCTACCTCACTGCTTCAAACCATTTGCCAAAATATCCTCCAGCTGCTCGTGACGTTTCAGCGCATCGTCAAAGCTTACAAACGTCTTCTGTTTGCCATTCCTCTTCACCTCGTAGTAATCCTCATAAATAGCTCCAATGTTCCTTGCCTGGAAGTTCAGTTCCTTCTGCCAATCTTCAAAGTCCCATTCCACCTCGTCAACCGTATCCGTCTCAAAGTCATGAACCTCGAACTTCTGAGGATCAGCGGCATTGCCAATGTGGATGAATGTCGAGCTCGGTGCCAAAACCCTAATCTCACCCTTGGTTCCCGCAATGGTCCAAACCAGAGCAGGGTCAGAAGGGAAAGGCGGGTCAACGCGAAACCTGAAGTGCAAGCTGGCGCCCGAATCGACATAGCCGTGCACAAAGATGAGATCGGGCGTGTCGGAAGTGACAGTTTCCACCACAGTCTTGTCCTCGCCAATGACTTTGATTTGGGGCCGCTGGATCTGCAGGAAACCCTGTGGTGCGTCGGGGCCGGTCTTGTAATCTCCAAGGACGGATTGAACAAGATCAAACTCTGTGACAAAGTGTTAGCTATTTGCGTTTGCATGTTTCAGCAGGGGCGGGAGAACTGACGGTGCGCAAATCCAATAGTGTAGACGTATCCCCCAACCTTTCTCTCGGTAAAATACGACAGCGAAGCTGGAATAACACCCCGCCCATCAATTCCGCCGTTAGCCCTGAGCTCCGAGCTCAAGACCTCTCCGATCCTGCCACTAGAGATGACCTCTCTGAGCTTTTTTGGTAGGGGGCCCAGAGGCCCCTGCAAACCTACGATGCCTAAGCCACCATGCTGCTTCACCGCGTCGGCCAAAGTCCTAGCTTCGATGGTGTTAGCAGCAAGAGGCCACTCAATGTAGACATCCTTGCCAGCGATGACAGAGGGAAGAGCAGTCTCGAGGTGCTTGTCGACccgggtgttggtgatgacgagcTCAACTTCCGGGTCAGCAGCCAGGTCCTCGGGCGTACCGTATGCCTTGGTAGAAGCGGGCAGGTTGTATGCTTTAATCGCCGCGCGGGCGGCCTCGGTTGACGAGTTGAGGAGGGCAACAACTTCAAACTTGGAGCGGCCCAATGGTGAGAAGAGATACGGAAGGTGTGCACGGGAAGCCCAAGCGCTTTTGGCAGAGGCTGAGAGGCCAATGATGGCAGCTTTGATGGGGGCCATTTGGAGTGCGGTGGTAGAATGAGGTATTTGGGACAGTAGGTAATCAGTAAGGTGCCCAGGTTAGGAGATCAGAGAACTGTTCGTTGATGGCGTTTGAGAAGTGAGGGTTGGAgtaaagagaaaagaagtaAGATGGATGCAATGGGGTTTTGGTGGCAAATTTATGGTATTTCGTGATGCAATGATGCGCATCTTGTGTGATGTTCCTCGAAGAAGGTTCCCAggtcaggtaggtaggtggtgcAGTAATGTGGGATGTGTGTTTGTAAGCTTCCACGAAGGTGAGATTTGTCAGCCTTTAACCACCCCTATATTACATCGCACCCCACGGAGATCAAGCAGGTTACCTACCTAGAAAGCAGTGCTACTATCAAGTTACAAATCCTAGGCCAATTCTATAAGCAACACGCATAATACAAATTGGGTGCCCAATTACCTAATCCCAACAACACATGCTTGGGACTCGAACATTTTGAATGCCGGTTCACTCTGAACGTAACACACGGTGCATTGGACCTAATGGATAACCACTAGCATCAGTAACAGGTGTTCGGTGAGTGAAGATCAATTCTTCTCGTCATACTAAGACGAGGTTCTAGGGTATCCCCGCAGTGAAATCAGAAAGCCAAACACCAACGTCCAAATCATTGTATTTCTGCTCCTCCCTATACTGGTCCCTCCTGTTACAAGTCAATTCTATATCCAGTCCTCCATAGTTGAAGCAAAGGTGTAATCTGCGATTAGCACACTCCGGCGCCTGGGGCAGGAACAAGCTTGCCAGTACCGAACTCAACGTTAAAGACAGAATCCCCTCTGAAGGGGCCGGTCGTGCCCAGGGCGTTGGGGCAAACAGGCTGGTTTCCCTcgctgggagggggaatgGTGCACACCTCATCAAAGCCGCAGTGGCATGCGGAGTCTTTGAGATTGACAGCAGCAAAGTTGCGGGCGACCCACGATCCGGGGTCAGACAGGCATGAGCTGAGAAAGTTCATGCTGTTGGGGGCCGAGAAAGCAAGCTTGCCGCCACTATCCTTGAGAAGGTGCTTGCATTGATCGGCATCGACGAACTCAACGTCCATATCAATGCCGCCGCCCGTTTGGGGATCATCAATGGCGCTCTTGCCAAAGCCAAGATAGTTCCAGGCATCATAGGAGATGTCGTTGGCGCCGCCGGATTGGTCGATGCGTAGGAGTTCAAGAGAGCGGCCCTGATGGCTTACGCGGACACAGATGTTATTGCAGTCGACAGCCTCGGGCCAATAGGCGACACGGTGGGTGTTGATCTTGCAACCAAGAACGCCGACCGAGGAGCTGTATTGCTCGTGAGGTGTGATGTTGCGAACTTCGGCAGCAGCGAGAGAGGCGAGCGCGAGGAAAATGGCAGAGAGAGTGAACATTCTGACAGATGAATGATCTGATACTTGCAGAAAGAAATAAGCGAGAGTGCTGAACATGAATGGTAAGGTATGtggttgatgctgatgctgtggcTCAGGTAGTATGGGTTGTCAAGGTATGAGAGACAGACTTGAGACGGACAGACATCGCGAATATATAGCCTTGACAAGCCCCCCAACTGATGCTGTCGTGGGATGCCCCATGGAACACAAAAGCAGCTGGAGTGAAGTGAATGGCGATGTGTGTGGGGTCATATCACCAATGTGAATCGCCTCAGGGGCCAGTGGTGGCCCTTGACGATATTGGGTGTACATATGGAGGCCGGGTCAGACTTCGGATGAAGCGCGATTTGGCATCATGAAGCTGAAATGGATCAAGCTGAAGTGGTGGGTCATGGTGAGTTCTACGGAGACCGCGAGGTTGTGGTCGCCCAAGTGGGATGAAAGTGGTGTTCAATATTGACCAGACTGCAGCCAAAGTGGCCAATGCAGAGACTTGGTGGCCATTTCCCCACACACTTTCCGCACTTGTGTGGTCTGTCAATGAGAACATGAAACGCACTGGAATGCCAAGTGCGTGGGTCGCTCCCGTCGCTTGAAGGCCATCGTGAAACAGATTTGGAGTGACAATATGGGGTCGTGGCTTTGGCCGTTGGAGATGCGGCACGACACCCATTAGCGCGCCCACTAATACCCGACCAGAGGCTACTCACATGGGGCTGTGAGATGATTAGTCGCTCTATAGGGCTGAAAGATGGGCGGGAGCATGCGCCGTGCCGCGGGGGAAGCACCGAGCTCGGTATCCCGATGCTCGTCTGAAATACGTCGGACGACCCACTCGGCTCCCTCGCACCTAGATGGCCAGCATTGGCCATCGTCTATCCGTCCCTTCAACATCCACCTGGCGTCCGACTCCGTGTCTTGGGTTAGTTGCTCCTCGGTGGCTCTCGGATGTCTTTCGGACACTTGAATCCTTGATATATAGAGAAATATTACCGTTCTTTTCGACCCAACACAATTACAGCTCTATACCTTACCCGCTGTCGACGAATTACATGTCCCGAAAAACCATCTACACATAGAAGCTGAGATCACATAGTAAATACTGAACA from Podospora bellae-mahoneyi strain CBS 112042 chromosome 4, whole genome shotgun sequence harbors:
- a CDS encoding hypothetical protein (EggNog:ENOG503PY0M; antiSMASH:Cluster_8), yielding MEKNNTPQTGHDGLIHIPNHPPNAAERNSTTYPEVIHVPQSQSSILSGRLSPSQQQENESNLPEVTTEQPPLHLEKTYPEVATQEHQHHRPPQQSRSPPPSTVQYFQAHQQQSPSPVPTPAPTQTTYTAGQGTIIPEPRPSGVHSLGDAWSINSAEDVERVPQIGYIPGAGGGGGGGSGPRNGHSRNPSDPDRSFPRARSRSFGKKPLVRRSIFWVLVLLVAIIIALAGVLGAVATGKIKTSGTAESEPVVHPDDGGGFTLSTATTASGKTVSLSCPSADGLDYTVTVDNQQKVFRRQCGANYAGGDGVLGLVKGDVLSLADCLDRCAKEEKCAGAVFIPMANPDPQCWLKEFLGVKRDGQDMESGVLWQ
- a CDS encoding hypothetical protein (EggNog:ENOG503NZ8C; COG:M; antiSMASH:Cluster_8), whose translation is MEPASAVGLVASIIQLIDITIKVKNYLKDVKNADAERANFSKHASAMVAMLTGLKCLMEEVEQTDPWFSALKGLDVKGGVFNLLREEMEELALRLEVEREGGLKGKLTWKLNRKEMDGLMNRIERCKGVVSVALLGDHSKLLLAISTDLICVKEGVDGIKERINNLKVDMTNVKDGVKGLTDSAASQRSDEQMQKICDWLSPLDFASKHQDALRRLEPGTGEWFLSDATFKLWLDGNERVLWCPGIPGAGKTTLASLLISFLETSTSGTNTPILYLYCNYKERSQQSVQNMMGSLLKQLIQHTGVIDEDILKVFKDEKPVRLEAIIRFLQNKVMGFSLVYIIVDALDECADTEETQSRLASDLHNLPKHVKLLFTSRYTIGVEEDLGPVPRLEIRASDEDIKRYIEGRVRSEHSRLQKHIRTDGELLEEIIDKVVGNCKGMFLMAQLHMNELTRKPTRRELRKALDVLPAKLDETYDQAMERIKSQDAGDASLAHQVLGWISTTLRPLTIEELQHALAVMPGDQDLDPEGLHDPELFVAICAGLVTLEEESGYVRLVHFTTQEYFERLHLQLFPDAPSMIATACLTYMMFDPFVQRYCADGEELDLRLDTYPFLAYAADYWRDHVQYEMEAPVKELLWEFVDNILAFMTAEQAATLTGKMSGYSELGHSTEYRLFPPNWARLHVVASMGLVEFAAGLLEQGADVNVRGPDGITPLFSAVEWDREEMVVFLLNSGATASVFAKSGGKDPMTPLEMAIKLNNEAAAEMLFNAERTWHRHLLNSGLFYATVNGNLRLMQACIERGADINAYVRVAEGSVLYHVVGENRKDLVVLLLDLGATVSPSDNNHSVLHEASAKGHTEILQILLDRGALVNVVDWRGHSPLHDAAAHGRLETCKALVQSGIDINFACRRDQGHYGCPGGQTALQAACSNGFADICRLLLDNGACLGSHAKTTIELAAKAGDVAVVELLLESSVDPLTTDDAVCAVLKSAATAGNIVMIRAMLARRDSITPDAREQAAREAASRADLEMLRVLFSGDNAQDNGEKWLATAHFVQALGLGDEGEMRIWLNRGADLNHKVKPALPRDPYFPSPNYLLPRCHDNEESGSYISTMHLAVGHGSPQILDLLLEKGGDINARNYLGETPLHWATYHECHSDMASMILYRGALVDSRCQRGLTPLHVAVLRRNYRGIELLLDAGADIEAKDHDGDTALKMLASFRPWPYLNYSVLHKGGQFKWVEGHIDEPNGLASNSAGLDILLKRGAKTDVLQPLVSLLEWPNAANYQAMEQVCRRLADEGFDFTLPTRKGIPAVYHAAKSCPTEVLQVILQQGAKVDEKFNGLTALHLAAKRFSHAKVNILLQFGACAESRDSKGNTPLFKVVTKSDRLSWGCSPPNTAEGIIDMLVAHGADLHTLCGVKKAPVLHYAAFMGDLTIVRYLICKGARTDVTDRDGRTALDWAKDNKQEAMVYLLARLSRDQQLQVNRHAQMGRY
- a CDS encoding hypothetical protein (SMCOG1079:oxidoreductase; EggNog:ENOG503NYVD; antiSMASH:Cluster_8; COG:G; COG:Q), with the protein product MAPIKAAIIGLSASAKSAWASRAHLPYLFSPLGRSKFEVVALLNSSTEAARAAIKAYNLPASTKAYGTPEDLAADPEVELVITNTRVDKHLETALPSVIAGKDVYIEWPLAANTIEARTLADAVKQHGGLGIVGLQGPLGPLPKKLREVISSGRIGEVLSSELRANGGIDGRGVIPASLSYFTERKVGGYVYTIGFAHQFDLVQSVLGDYKTGPDAPQGFLQIQRPQIKVIGEDKTVVETVTSDTPDLIFVHGYVDSGASLHFRFRVDPPFPSDPALVWTIAGTKGEIRVLAPSSTFIHIGNAADPQKFEVHDFETDTVDEVEWDFEDWQKELNFQARNIGAIYEDYYEVKRNGKQKTFVSFDDALKRHEQLEDILANGLKQ
- a CDS encoding hypothetical protein (EggNog:ENOG503PC5I; antiSMASH:Cluster_8), whose translation is MFSTLAYFFLQVSDHSSVRMFTLSAIFLALASLAAAEVRNITPHEQYSSSVGVLGCKINTHRVAYWPEAVDCNNICVRVSHQGRSLELLRIDQSGGANDISYDAWNYLGFGKSAIDDPQTGGGIDMDVEFVDADQCKHLLKDSGGKLAFSAPNSMNFLSSCLSDPGSWVARNFAAVNLKDSACHCGFDEVCTIPPPSEGNQPVCPNALGTTGPFRGDSVFNVEFGTGKLVPAPGAGVC